In Myxocyprinus asiaticus isolate MX2 ecotype Aquarium Trade chromosome 8, UBuf_Myxa_2, whole genome shotgun sequence, a single genomic region encodes these proteins:
- the LOC127445440 gene encoding WD repeat-containing protein 17-like isoform X3 — translation MESLCWYSRYHNEPKVKMSQVKQVGLLAAGCQPWNKDVCAASGDRFAYCATLAIYVYQLDHRYNEFKLRAIMSEHKKTITAISWCPHNPEVFASASADNLLIIWNVAEQKAAARLDNTKGIPASLSWCWNAGDSVAFVSHRGPLYIWTISGPDSGVTVHKEAHSFLSDICLFRWHPLKKGKVVFGHTDGSLSIFQPGSKNQKHVLRPESLEGTDEEDPITALEWDPLSTDYLLAANMHNGIRLLDSESLSCITTFSFPSAAASVQCLAWVPSAPGMFITGDSQVGVLRIWNVSRATPLDNFKLKKTGFHALHVLNSPPAKKSVSSNSPSKNHYTSSNSEAVPPPTLSQNQAFSLPPGHAVCCFMDGGVGLYDMGAKKWDFLRDLGHVETIFDCKFKPDDPNLLATASFDGTIKVWDINTLTAVYTSPGNEGVVYSLSWAPGDLNCIAGATSRNGAFIWDVKKGKMITRFNEHGKNGIFCAAWSHKDSKRIATCSGDGFCIIRTIDGKVLHKYKHPAAVFGCDWSQNNKDMIATGCEDKNVRVYYLATSSDQPLKVFTGHTAKVFHVRWSPLREGILCSGSDDGTVRIWDYTQDACINVLSGHTAPVRGLMWNTEVPYLLTSGSWDYTIRVWDTRDGTCLDTVYDHGADVYGLTCHPSRPFTMASCSRDSTVRLWSLTPLIIPLVVNILTDHSWDDIIGNTDRAMVPGAPPLLCGKVSRDIKQELDKLSSDVQMKKLRWFSECFSPPGGSHNLWDLVAVINGQDDSLLPQNYGQGIMHMKHLVRFKTSEAQELTIVKMSKFGGGIGAPSKEERLKNAAEIHIRLGQIQRYCELMVELGEWEKALSVAPGVSMKYWKKLMQRRADQLMQEGNDDVIPYCIATGEVKKLVNFFTSRGQLKEAVLVAQGACEGNIHGPQVTSINHAANSENDNIEKYCGLLHRVCKELAEWYFQDGRAVLAACCHLAVDNTELAMASLIRGNELELAVCVGTVLGESASKATHYVLELLARKYMTTATCHLVARLLQMIPDNEILLAKLCAFYPGSSAEINDLHVKCGLPTLEECKELAKNAHAKGEIFQAVKYYLLSSEPEKAVPIGISSIKEQLSSPDWTVDSVYHILDLLSYIRTDRLILPKYSEDRNELLILCGYIGALLAIGRQYSSIVPALYEYTSQLLKRREVAVPLQIEQLSVELKAWRACTQFLKTADESLYTPPSEAQKMEYNQLLSRMREEPVKGLEGPDYVTGSNLPSHSDVQISCFTGLRIQGPVFFLEDGKSAISLNDALMWAKVNPFSPLGTGIRLNPF, via the exons CTTGACCACAGATATAATGAGTTTAAACTGCGAGCAATCATGTCTGAACACAAGAAGACCATCACAGCTATATCATGGTGTCCACACAACCCTGAGGTTTTTGCAAGTGCCAGTGCAGATAACCTGCTTATCATCTGGAATGTGGCTGAGCAGAAAGCCGCTGCACGCCTAGATAACACCAAAG gTATTCCAGCCTCACTAAGTTGGTGCTGGAACGCAGGCGACAGTGTTGCATTCGTATCCCACCGAGGTCCTCTGTACATATGGACCATCTCTGGGCCTGACTCAGGAGTCACAGTACACAAGGAGGCCCACAGTTTCCTCTCTGATATCTGCCTGTTTCGCTGGCATCCACTGAAGAAGGGAAAAGTGGTGTTTGGACACACTGATGGGAGTCTGTCCATCTTTCAACCAG GCTCAAAGAATCAGAAGCACGTACTGCGGCCTGAGTCATTAGAAGGCACAGATGAGGAGGACCCCATCACAGCTCTAGAGTGGGACCCCCTCAGCACAGACTACCTGCTGGCGGCCAACATGCACAATGGCATCAGACTGCTGGACTCTGAGTCCTTATCCTGCATCACTACCTTTAGTTTCCCTAGCGCTGCCGCCTCTGTGCAGTGCCTGGCCTGGGTGCCGAGTGCCCCTGGCATGTTTATCACAGGGG ATTCTCAAGTTGGCGTGTTGAGAATATGGAACGTATCAAGAGCGACACCTCTTGATAACTTCAAGCTGAAGAAAACCGGCTTTCATGCACTTCATGTTTTAAATTCCCCGCCGGCGAAGAAAT CAGTTAGCTCAAATTCCCCTTCCAAGAATCACTACACCTCCTCCAACAGCGAGGCTGTGCCTCCACCTACTCTCTCACAGAACCAGGCCTTCTCCCTTCCCCCAGGCCACGCTGTTTGCTGTTTCATGGATGGGGGGGTGGGACTCTATGACATGGGCGCCAAAAAGTGGGACTTCCTGCGGGACCTG GGTCATGTCGAAACTATATTCGACTGCAAATTCAAGCCAGATGATCCAAACCTTCTAGCTACAGCTTCATTTGATGGGACGATAAAAGTCTGGGATATAAACACCTTAACTGCTGTATACACATCACCGGGCAATGAGGGAGTGGTTTACTCTCTGTCCTGGGCCCCTG GAGACTTGAACTGCATAGCAGGAGCCACATCAAGGAATGGTGCCTTTATTTGGGATGTGAAGAAGGGAAAAATGATCACAAGATTTAATGAG CATGGGAAGAATGGTATATTTTGTGCCGCTTGGAGCCATAAAGATTCCAAAAGAATAGCCACATGTAGTGGAGATGGATTTTG TATAATTCGAACCATTGATGGCAAAGTGTTGCACAAATACAAACATCCAGCAGCAGTGTTTGGCTGTGACTGGAGTCAAAATAAcaa AGATATGATTGCAACTGGTTGTGAAGACAAAAATGTTAGAGTCTATTACTTGGCCACCAGCTCAGACCAGCCACTAAAAGTCTTTACGGGTCACACGGCCAAAGTATTTCATGTGCGTTGGTCACCACTCAGAGAGGGAATACTGTGCAGCGGCTCAGATGATGG AACTGTTCGTATTTGGGATTATACTCAAGATGCCTGCATTAACGTGCTGAGTGGCCACACGGCTCCGGTTCGGGGTCTGATGTGGAATACAGAGGTTCCATACCTTTTGACCTCAGGGAGCTGGGACTATACCATCCGTGTCTGGGACACCAGAGATGGCACCTGTCTCGACACTGTATATGACCATGGAGCTGATGTCTACG GTCTGACGTGTCACCCCAGCCGTCCGTTTACTATGGCTTCTTGCTCCAGAGACTCAACAGTCAGACTTTGGTCACTCACTCCTCTAATTATCCCGCTAGTGGTCAACATCCTTACTGACCACAGTTGGGATGACATCATTGGCAATACTG ATCGTGCTATGGTGCCTGGAGCACCTCCCCTCCTGTGTGGAAAAGTTTCCCGAGATATCAAACAGGAGCTGGATAAACTCTCTAGTGATGtgcagatgaagaagctcagATGGTTCTCGGAATGTTTCTCT CCACCAGGGGGGAGTCATAACCTATGGGACTTGGTTGCTGTAATCAATGGGCAGGATGATAGTCTTCTCCCACAGAACTATGGGCAGGGCATCATGCATATGAAACACTTGGTCCGCTTTAAAACT TCTGAAGCACAAGAGCTGACTATAGTAAAGATGTCAAAGTTTGGGGGTGGAATTGGAGCACCTAGTAAAGAGGAAAGACTAAAGAATGCAGCAGAAATCCATATCAGACTGGGTCAAATCCAGAGATATTGTGAGCTTATGGTGGAACTGGGAGAG TGGGAGAAGGCTCTGTCAGTGGCCCCTGGTGTGTCCATGAAATACTGGAAGAAGCTCATGCAAAG GAGAGCAGACCAGCTTATGCAGGAGggcaatgatgatgtcatcccATACTGCATTGCTACTGGTGAGGTGAAAAAGCTGGTGAATTTCTTCACCTCTAGAGGTCAGCTGAAAGAAGCAGTGCTGGTGGCTCAG GGTGCTTGTGAGGGCAATATTCATGGACCTCAGGTCACATCAATAAACCATGCTGCAAATTCAGAAAATGATAACATAGAGAAGTACTGTGG GCTGTTGCATCGGGTGTGTAAAGAGCTGGCAGAGTGGTATTTCCAAGATGGCCGTGCTGTGTTGGCAGCCTGTTGCCACCTAGCAGTAGACAACACAGAA CTGGCTATGGCATCTCTTATCAGAGGCAATGAGCTggaactggcagtgtgtgtgGGCACAGTGCTGGGAGAATCAGCCAGTAAAGCCACCCACTATGTTCTGGAGCTCTTGGCCAGGAAGTACATGACCACTGCCACATG TCATCTTGTGGCCAGATTACTCCAGATGATCCCTGATAATGAGATCTTGTTAGCCAAACTGTGTGCCTTCTACCCTGGCAGCTCAGCCGAAATCAACGACCTGCACGTGAAG tgCGGACTACCGACTTTAGAGGAATGTAAAGAGCTTGCTAAGAATGCACATGCTAAGGGAGAAATCTTCCAAGCAGTAAAGTATTACCTCCTGAGCTCAGAACCAGAAAAGGCTGTGCCCATTGGCATCTCATCCATCAAAG AGCAGCTGAGCTCTCCTGACTGGACAGTGGACTCTGTATACCACATTCTAGACCTGCTGAGCTACATCAGAACAGACCGTCTTATTCTCCCAAAGTATAGTGA AGACCGCAATGAGTTACTTATTCTTTGTGGCTATATTGGTGCACTATTAGCCATTGGGAGACAGTATTCAAGTATAGTGCCAGCACTGTATGAATATACAAG TCAGCTGCTGAAGAGGAGAGAAGTGGCTGTGCCATTGCAGATAGAGCAGTTGTCTGTAGAGTTGAAGGCCTGGAGAGCCTGCACACAATTCCTCAA AACGGCAGATGAGAGCTTATACACCCCACCATCTGAGGCCCAGAAAATGGAGTACAACCAGCTGTTGAGTCGGATGAGAGAGGAACCCGTCAAAGGCCTAGAGGGTCCTGACTATGTCACTGGCTCCAACTTGCCCAGCCACTCTGATGTACAGATCTCCTGCTTCACTGGCTTGAGGATACAG GGTCCAGTGTTCTTCCTGGAGGACGGCAAATCAGCCATTTCTCTAAATGATGCCCTGATGTGGGCGAAAGTGAACCCTTTCTCTCCATTAGGGACGGGTATACGCCTCAACCCCTTCTGA
- the LOC127445440 gene encoding WD repeat-containing protein 17-like isoform X2 codes for MESLCWYSRYHNEPKVKMSQVKQVGLLAAGCQPWNKDVCAASGDRFAYCATLAIYVYQLDHRYNEFKLRAIMSEHKKTITAISWCPHNPEVFASASADNLLIIWNVAEQKAAARLDNTKGIPASLSWCWNAGDSVAFVSHRGPLYIWTISGPDSGVTVHKEAHSFLSDICLFRWHPLKKGKVVFGHTDGSLSIFQPGSKNQKHVLRPESLEGTDEEDPITALEWDPLSTDYLLAANMHNGIRLLDSESLSCITTFSFPSAAASVQCLAWVPSAPGMFITGDSQVGVLRIWNVSRATPLDNFKLKKTGFHALHVLNSPPAKKSVSSNSPSKNHYTSSNSEAVPPPTLSQNQAFSLPPGHAVCCFMDGGVGLYDMGAKKWDFLRDLGHVETIFDCKFKPDDPNLLATASFDGTIKVWDINTLTAVYTSPGNEGVVYSLSWAPDLNCIAGATSRNGAFIWDVKKGKMITRFNEHGKNGIFCAAWSHKDSKRIATCSGDGFCIIRTIDGKVLHKYKHPAAVFGCDWSQNNKDMIATGCEDKNVRVYYLATSSDQPLKVFTGHTAKVFHVRWSPLREGILCSGSDDGTVRIWDYTQDACINVLSGHTAPVRGLMWNTEVPYLLTSGSWDYTIRVWDTRDGTCLDTVYDHGADVYGLTCHPSRPFTMASCSRDSTVRLWSLTPLIIPLVVNILTDHSWDDIIGNTDRAMVPGAPPLLCGKVSRDIKQELDKLSSDVQMKKLRWFSECFSPPGGSHNLWDLVAVINGQDDSLLPQNYGQGIMHMKHLVRFKTSEAQELTIVKMSKFGGGIGAPSKEERLKNAAEIHIRLGQIQRYCELMVELGEWEKALSVAPGVSMKYWKKLMQRRADQLMQEGNDDVIPYCIATGEVKKLVNFFTSRGQLKEAVLVAQGACEGNIHGPQVTSINHAANSENDNIEKYCGLLHRVCKELAEWYFQDGRAVLAACCHLAVDNTELAMASLIRGNELELAVCVGTVLGESASKATHYVLELLARKYMTTATCFPFVTYSHLVARLLQMIPDNEILLAKLCAFYPGSSAEINDLHVKCGLPTLEECKELAKNAHAKGEIFQAVKYYLLSSEPEKAVPIGISSIKEQLSSPDWTVDSVYHILDLLSYIRTDRLILPKYSEDRNELLILCGYIGALLAIGRQYSSIVPALYEYTSQLLKRREVAVPLQIEQLSVELKAWRACTQFLKTADESLYTPPSEAQKMEYNQLLSRMREEPVKGLEGPDYVTGSNLPSHSDVQISCFTGLRIQGPVFFLEDGKSAISLNDALMWAKVNPFSPLGTGIRLNPF; via the exons CTTGACCACAGATATAATGAGTTTAAACTGCGAGCAATCATGTCTGAACACAAGAAGACCATCACAGCTATATCATGGTGTCCACACAACCCTGAGGTTTTTGCAAGTGCCAGTGCAGATAACCTGCTTATCATCTGGAATGTGGCTGAGCAGAAAGCCGCTGCACGCCTAGATAACACCAAAG gTATTCCAGCCTCACTAAGTTGGTGCTGGAACGCAGGCGACAGTGTTGCATTCGTATCCCACCGAGGTCCTCTGTACATATGGACCATCTCTGGGCCTGACTCAGGAGTCACAGTACACAAGGAGGCCCACAGTTTCCTCTCTGATATCTGCCTGTTTCGCTGGCATCCACTGAAGAAGGGAAAAGTGGTGTTTGGACACACTGATGGGAGTCTGTCCATCTTTCAACCAG GCTCAAAGAATCAGAAGCACGTACTGCGGCCTGAGTCATTAGAAGGCACAGATGAGGAGGACCCCATCACAGCTCTAGAGTGGGACCCCCTCAGCACAGACTACCTGCTGGCGGCCAACATGCACAATGGCATCAGACTGCTGGACTCTGAGTCCTTATCCTGCATCACTACCTTTAGTTTCCCTAGCGCTGCCGCCTCTGTGCAGTGCCTGGCCTGGGTGCCGAGTGCCCCTGGCATGTTTATCACAGGGG ATTCTCAAGTTGGCGTGTTGAGAATATGGAACGTATCAAGAGCGACACCTCTTGATAACTTCAAGCTGAAGAAAACCGGCTTTCATGCACTTCATGTTTTAAATTCCCCGCCGGCGAAGAAAT CAGTTAGCTCAAATTCCCCTTCCAAGAATCACTACACCTCCTCCAACAGCGAGGCTGTGCCTCCACCTACTCTCTCACAGAACCAGGCCTTCTCCCTTCCCCCAGGCCACGCTGTTTGCTGTTTCATGGATGGGGGGGTGGGACTCTATGACATGGGCGCCAAAAAGTGGGACTTCCTGCGGGACCTG GGTCATGTCGAAACTATATTCGACTGCAAATTCAAGCCAGATGATCCAAACCTTCTAGCTACAGCTTCATTTGATGGGACGATAAAAGTCTGGGATATAAACACCTTAACTGCTGTATACACATCACCGGGCAATGAGGGAGTGGTTTACTCTCTGTCCTGGGCCCCTG ACTTGAACTGCATAGCAGGAGCCACATCAAGGAATGGTGCCTTTATTTGGGATGTGAAGAAGGGAAAAATGATCACAAGATTTAATGAG CATGGGAAGAATGGTATATTTTGTGCCGCTTGGAGCCATAAAGATTCCAAAAGAATAGCCACATGTAGTGGAGATGGATTTTG TATAATTCGAACCATTGATGGCAAAGTGTTGCACAAATACAAACATCCAGCAGCAGTGTTTGGCTGTGACTGGAGTCAAAATAAcaa AGATATGATTGCAACTGGTTGTGAAGACAAAAATGTTAGAGTCTATTACTTGGCCACCAGCTCAGACCAGCCACTAAAAGTCTTTACGGGTCACACGGCCAAAGTATTTCATGTGCGTTGGTCACCACTCAGAGAGGGAATACTGTGCAGCGGCTCAGATGATGG AACTGTTCGTATTTGGGATTATACTCAAGATGCCTGCATTAACGTGCTGAGTGGCCACACGGCTCCGGTTCGGGGTCTGATGTGGAATACAGAGGTTCCATACCTTTTGACCTCAGGGAGCTGGGACTATACCATCCGTGTCTGGGACACCAGAGATGGCACCTGTCTCGACACTGTATATGACCATGGAGCTGATGTCTACG GTCTGACGTGTCACCCCAGCCGTCCGTTTACTATGGCTTCTTGCTCCAGAGACTCAACAGTCAGACTTTGGTCACTCACTCCTCTAATTATCCCGCTAGTGGTCAACATCCTTACTGACCACAGTTGGGATGACATCATTGGCAATACTG ATCGTGCTATGGTGCCTGGAGCACCTCCCCTCCTGTGTGGAAAAGTTTCCCGAGATATCAAACAGGAGCTGGATAAACTCTCTAGTGATGtgcagatgaagaagctcagATGGTTCTCGGAATGTTTCTCT CCACCAGGGGGGAGTCATAACCTATGGGACTTGGTTGCTGTAATCAATGGGCAGGATGATAGTCTTCTCCCACAGAACTATGGGCAGGGCATCATGCATATGAAACACTTGGTCCGCTTTAAAACT TCTGAAGCACAAGAGCTGACTATAGTAAAGATGTCAAAGTTTGGGGGTGGAATTGGAGCACCTAGTAAAGAGGAAAGACTAAAGAATGCAGCAGAAATCCATATCAGACTGGGTCAAATCCAGAGATATTGTGAGCTTATGGTGGAACTGGGAGAG TGGGAGAAGGCTCTGTCAGTGGCCCCTGGTGTGTCCATGAAATACTGGAAGAAGCTCATGCAAAG GAGAGCAGACCAGCTTATGCAGGAGggcaatgatgatgtcatcccATACTGCATTGCTACTGGTGAGGTGAAAAAGCTGGTGAATTTCTTCACCTCTAGAGGTCAGCTGAAAGAAGCAGTGCTGGTGGCTCAG GGTGCTTGTGAGGGCAATATTCATGGACCTCAGGTCACATCAATAAACCATGCTGCAAATTCAGAAAATGATAACATAGAGAAGTACTGTGG GCTGTTGCATCGGGTGTGTAAAGAGCTGGCAGAGTGGTATTTCCAAGATGGCCGTGCTGTGTTGGCAGCCTGTTGCCACCTAGCAGTAGACAACACAGAA CTGGCTATGGCATCTCTTATCAGAGGCAATGAGCTggaactggcagtgtgtgtgGGCACAGTGCTGGGAGAATCAGCCAGTAAAGCCACCCACTATGTTCTGGAGCTCTTGGCCAGGAAGTACATGACCACTGCCACATG CTTTCCATTTGTGACATACAG TCATCTTGTGGCCAGATTACTCCAGATGATCCCTGATAATGAGATCTTGTTAGCCAAACTGTGTGCCTTCTACCCTGGCAGCTCAGCCGAAATCAACGACCTGCACGTGAAG tgCGGACTACCGACTTTAGAGGAATGTAAAGAGCTTGCTAAGAATGCACATGCTAAGGGAGAAATCTTCCAAGCAGTAAAGTATTACCTCCTGAGCTCAGAACCAGAAAAGGCTGTGCCCATTGGCATCTCATCCATCAAAG AGCAGCTGAGCTCTCCTGACTGGACAGTGGACTCTGTATACCACATTCTAGACCTGCTGAGCTACATCAGAACAGACCGTCTTATTCTCCCAAAGTATAGTGA AGACCGCAATGAGTTACTTATTCTTTGTGGCTATATTGGTGCACTATTAGCCATTGGGAGACAGTATTCAAGTATAGTGCCAGCACTGTATGAATATACAAG TCAGCTGCTGAAGAGGAGAGAAGTGGCTGTGCCATTGCAGATAGAGCAGTTGTCTGTAGAGTTGAAGGCCTGGAGAGCCTGCACACAATTCCTCAA AACGGCAGATGAGAGCTTATACACCCCACCATCTGAGGCCCAGAAAATGGAGTACAACCAGCTGTTGAGTCGGATGAGAGAGGAACCCGTCAAAGGCCTAGAGGGTCCTGACTATGTCACTGGCTCCAACTTGCCCAGCCACTCTGATGTACAGATCTCCTGCTTCACTGGCTTGAGGATACAG GGTCCAGTGTTCTTCCTGGAGGACGGCAAATCAGCCATTTCTCTAAATGATGCCCTGATGTGGGCGAAAGTGAACCCTTTCTCTCCATTAGGGACGGGTATACGCCTCAACCCCTTCTGA